From Mustela erminea isolate mMusErm1 chromosome 1, mMusErm1.Pri, whole genome shotgun sequence, a single genomic window includes:
- the CNBP gene encoding cellular nucleic acid-binding protein isoform X2: MSSNECFKCGRSGHWARECPTGGGRGRGMRSRGRGGFTSDRGFQFVSSSLPDICYRCGESGHLAKDCDLQEDACYNCGRGGHIAKDCKEPKREREQCCYNCGKPGHLARDCDHADEQKCYSCGEFGHIQKDCTKVKCYRCGETGHVAINCSKTSEVNCYRCGESGHLARECTIEATA; the protein is encoded by the exons ATGAGCAGCAATGAGTGTTTCAAGTGTGGACGATCTGGCCATTGGGCCCGGGAATGCCCTACTGGTGGAGGCCGTGGTCGTGGAATGAGAAGCCGTGGCAGAGGTGGTTTTACCTCGGATAGAG GTTTCCagtttgtttcctcatctcttccAGACATCTGTTATCGCTGTGGTGAGTCTGGTCATCTTGCCAAGGATTGTGATCTTCAAGAGGATG CCTGCTATAACTGCGGTAGAGGTGGCCACATTGCCAAGGACTGCAAGGAGCccaagagagagcgagagcagtgCTGCTACAACTGTGGCAAACCAGGCCATCTGGCTCGTGACTGTGACCATGCGGATGAGCAGAAGTGCTATTCTTGTGGAGAATTTGGACACATTCAGAAAGACTGCACCAAAGTGAAGTGCTATAG gtgtggTGAAACTGGTCACGTAGCCATCAACTGCAGCAAGACAAGTGAAGTCAACTGTTACCGCTGTGGCGAGTCAGGGCACCTTGCACGGGAATGCACGATTGAAGCCACagcttaa
- the CNBP gene encoding cellular nucleic acid-binding protein isoform X1, giving the protein MSSNECFKCGRSGHWARECPTGGGRGRGMRSRGRGGFTSDRGFQFVSSSLPDICYRCGESGHLAKDCDLQEDEACYNCGRGGHIAKDCKEPKREREQCCYNCGKPGHLARDCDHADEQKCYSCGEFGHIQKDCTKVKCYRCGETGHVAINCSKTSEVNCYRCGESGHLARECTIEATA; this is encoded by the exons ATGAGCAGCAATGAGTGTTTCAAGTGTGGACGATCTGGCCATTGGGCCCGGGAATGCCCTACTGGTGGAGGCCGTGGTCGTGGAATGAGAAGCCGTGGCAGAGGTGGTTTTACCTCGGATAGAG GTTTCCagtttgtttcctcatctcttccAGACATCTGTTATCGCTGTGGTGAGTCTGGTCATCTTGCCAAGGATTGTGATCTTCAAGAGGATG AAGCCTGCTATAACTGCGGTAGAGGTGGCCACATTGCCAAGGACTGCAAGGAGCccaagagagagcgagagcagtgCTGCTACAACTGTGGCAAACCAGGCCATCTGGCTCGTGACTGTGACCATGCGGATGAGCAGAAGTGCTATTCTTGTGGAGAATTTGGACACATTCAGAAAGACTGCACCAAAGTGAAGTGCTATAG gtgtggTGAAACTGGTCACGTAGCCATCAACTGCAGCAAGACAAGTGAAGTCAACTGTTACCGCTGTGGCGAGTCAGGGCACCTTGCACGGGAATGCACGATTGAAGCCACagcttaa
- the CNBP gene encoding cellular nucleic acid-binding protein isoform X4: MSSNECFKCGRSGHWARECPTGGGRGRGMRSRGRGFQFVSSSLPDICYRCGESGHLAKDCDLQEDACYNCGRGGHIAKDCKEPKREREQCCYNCGKPGHLARDCDHADEQKCYSCGEFGHIQKDCTKVKCYRCGETGHVAINCSKTSEVNCYRCGESGHLARECTIEATA; this comes from the exons ATGAGCAGCAATGAGTGTTTCAAGTGTGGACGATCTGGCCATTGGGCCCGGGAATGCCCTACTGGTGGAGGCCGTGGTCGTGGAATGAGAAGCCGTGGCAGAG GTTTCCagtttgtttcctcatctcttccAGACATCTGTTATCGCTGTGGTGAGTCTGGTCATCTTGCCAAGGATTGTGATCTTCAAGAGGATG CCTGCTATAACTGCGGTAGAGGTGGCCACATTGCCAAGGACTGCAAGGAGCccaagagagagcgagagcagtgCTGCTACAACTGTGGCAAACCAGGCCATCTGGCTCGTGACTGTGACCATGCGGATGAGCAGAAGTGCTATTCTTGTGGAGAATTTGGACACATTCAGAAAGACTGCACCAAAGTGAAGTGCTATAG gtgtggTGAAACTGGTCACGTAGCCATCAACTGCAGCAAGACAAGTGAAGTCAACTGTTACCGCTGTGGCGAGTCAGGGCACCTTGCACGGGAATGCACGATTGAAGCCACagcttaa
- the CNBP gene encoding cellular nucleic acid-binding protein isoform X3, with amino-acid sequence MSSNECFKCGRSGHWARECPTGGGRGRGMRSRGRGFQFVSSSLPDICYRCGESGHLAKDCDLQEDEACYNCGRGGHIAKDCKEPKREREQCCYNCGKPGHLARDCDHADEQKCYSCGEFGHIQKDCTKVKCYRCGETGHVAINCSKTSEVNCYRCGESGHLARECTIEATA; translated from the exons ATGAGCAGCAATGAGTGTTTCAAGTGTGGACGATCTGGCCATTGGGCCCGGGAATGCCCTACTGGTGGAGGCCGTGGTCGTGGAATGAGAAGCCGTGGCAGAG GTTTCCagtttgtttcctcatctcttccAGACATCTGTTATCGCTGTGGTGAGTCTGGTCATCTTGCCAAGGATTGTGATCTTCAAGAGGATG AAGCCTGCTATAACTGCGGTAGAGGTGGCCACATTGCCAAGGACTGCAAGGAGCccaagagagagcgagagcagtgCTGCTACAACTGTGGCAAACCAGGCCATCTGGCTCGTGACTGTGACCATGCGGATGAGCAGAAGTGCTATTCTTGTGGAGAATTTGGACACATTCAGAAAGACTGCACCAAAGTGAAGTGCTATAG gtgtggTGAAACTGGTCACGTAGCCATCAACTGCAGCAAGACAAGTGAAGTCAACTGTTACCGCTGTGGCGAGTCAGGGCACCTTGCACGGGAATGCACGATTGAAGCCACagcttaa